A single genomic interval of Isorropodon fossajaponicum endosymbiont JTNG4 harbors:
- the uvrC gene encoding excinuclease ABC subunit UvrC yields MLIKEKLKNLTTHPGVYQMFDKQDRVIYVGKAKNLKNRVSSYFVKTHEQNKTRVLVANIKDFRVIVTATETQALLLESELIKQHMPRYNILLKDSKSYPYIFISHDKHPRVGFYRGKKHQSAQYFGPYPSAHVVRDSLNLLKKIFKVRQCSNSTYRSRSRPCLEYQIGLCSAPCVSKISDENYQSDVLMMSLFLSGKGREALERVSKKMQLASQNLEFELAARLRDQLIDLRTIQEQHTSSASNDLDVVSIAQQDGVSGIEVLFIRSGKQIGQVFILPKNANNQDIKQVLSSFLPLYYLGKNNPKQILISHKLSDKKTIASALNTHIIDTPNKDKKHYLNIANLTAKENLNQNLLSRFRKKSTLVHLQVILGLGKLPNYIECFDISHMMGEATVASCVVFEKGILKVSQYRQFDIKNITSGDDYAAMNQVVYRRYSKLLKDKKPLPDIIFIDGGLGQLNQAIMVMNSIGVDDVQLVGIAKGENRKAGLETLIMVKDDKVNKISLPPYDPALMLVNHIRDESHRFAIKNHRKKRASRRTTSILESITGVGKLRRIALLNYFGGLQEVKKASIHEIRKVSGINLVLATKIVEKLKG; encoded by the coding sequence ATGCTAATTAAAGAAAAGCTAAAGAATTTAACCACCCATCCTGGCGTTTATCAAATGTTTGATAAACAAGACCGGGTGATTTATGTGGGCAAGGCTAAAAATCTAAAAAATAGAGTGTCAAGCTACTTTGTTAAAACACATGAGCAGAATAAGACCAGAGTTTTAGTTGCCAACATTAAAGATTTTAGAGTAATCGTTACTGCAACGGAAACTCAGGCTTTGTTATTAGAATCTGAACTGATTAAGCAACACATGCCAAGATATAACATCTTGTTAAAGGATTCAAAAAGTTATCCTTATATCTTTATTAGTCATGACAAGCATCCTAGAGTGGGTTTTTATCGAGGTAAAAAACATCAGAGTGCTCAATATTTCGGTCCCTATCCTTCGGCTCATGTGGTTAGGGATTCACTCAATTTACTTAAAAAAATCTTTAAAGTTAGGCAATGCAGTAATAGCACCTACCGATCACGCTCCAGACCTTGTTTAGAATATCAAATAGGACTATGTAGTGCACCTTGCGTTAGCAAAATTAGCGATGAAAATTATCAATCAGACGTGTTGATGATGTCTTTGTTTTTATCTGGTAAAGGCAGAGAAGCCCTAGAGAGAGTGTCAAAGAAAATGCAACTTGCCTCTCAAAATTTAGAGTTTGAATTGGCAGCGCGTTTACGCGACCAGTTGATTGATTTACGCACCATCCAAGAGCAACACACCTCAAGTGCTAGTAATGACTTAGATGTGGTTAGTATCGCCCAGCAAGATGGGGTAAGTGGTATTGAGGTGTTATTCATACGTTCTGGCAAGCAAATTGGACAAGTATTTATTTTGCCTAAAAACGCCAATAACCAAGACATTAAACAAGTTTTATCTTCTTTTTTGCCTTTATATTATTTGGGTAAAAACAACCCAAAACAAATATTAATTAGCCATAAGTTGAGCGATAAAAAAACAATTGCCTCAGCTTTAAATACGCACATTATTGATACACCAAATAAAGACAAAAAGCATTATCTTAATATTGCTAATTTAACCGCCAAGGAAAATCTTAATCAAAATTTATTATCAAGATTTAGAAAAAAATCAACACTTGTGCATTTGCAAGTTATTTTGGGATTAGGTAAATTGCCTAATTATATTGAATGCTTTGATATTAGCCATATGATGGGTGAGGCAACTGTTGCCTCGTGCGTGGTGTTTGAAAAAGGTATACTCAAAGTGAGTCAATATCGCCAGTTTGACATTAAAAATATTACCTCTGGTGATGATTATGCTGCAATGAACCAAGTTGTGTATCGGCGTTATTCTAAACTATTAAAAGATAAAAAGCCTTTACCAGACATTATCTTTATTGATGGCGGACTGGGGCAGCTCAATCAGGCTATTATGGTAATGAATTCAATCGGCGTGGATGATGTGCAATTGGTAGGTATTGCCAAGGGAGAGAATCGAAAAGCAGGGCTTGAAACTTTAATTATGGTTAAAGACGACAAGGTTAATAAAATCAGTCTACCACCTTACGACCCTGCGCTTATGCTGGTCAACCACATTCGAGACGAATCACACCGTTTTGCGATTAAAAATCATCGAAAAAAACGTGCTTCAAGACGTACAACTTCAATACTAGAATCCATTACAGGTGTAGGAAAATTACGCAGAATAGCGCTACTTAATTATTTTGGTGGTTTGCAAGAAGTTAAAAAAGCATCGATTCATGAAATTCGAAAAGTCAGTGGTATTAATTTAGTATTAGCGACTAAAATAGTTGAAAAACTAAAGGGTTAA
- a CDS encoding MlaC/ttg2D family ABC transporter substrate-binding protein — MPNATHQAIVDIIDPPNSAALNIMVSALNSLKELKKQKKATKQNIEALVRLKLLPNIAIGVSTKIALSKHWDGLNIQQKQFFQYYISESLIQDYVGILSSYDKLDSVHISVDPDVKRKGDKAIVRLVISINDDPKPSIISLKMIRLNTWYVYDIVFSGVSIVKNYRAQFNSYIRRKGIDSLILKSKKKLERLSK, encoded by the coding sequence ATGCCAAATGCAACTCATCAAGCGATTGTGGATATTATTGACCCGCCTAATTCAGCTGCACTTAATATTATGGTTAGTGCCTTAAACTCTTTAAAAGAATTAAAAAAACAAAAAAAAGCCACTAAGCAAAATATTGAAGCCTTGGTTCGACTAAAGCTTCTACCTAATATCGCCATAGGCGTATCCACTAAAATTGCATTAAGCAAGCATTGGGATGGCCTGAACATCCAACAAAAACAGTTCTTTCAATACTATATTTCAGAATCTTTAATTCAAGATTATGTGGGGATTTTATCCAGTTATGACAAACTTGACAGCGTTCACATCTCAGTAGATCCTGACGTTAAGCGTAAAGGTGATAAAGCTATTGTAAGATTAGTTATTAGCATTAACGATGACCCAAAGCCCAGTATTATTTCTCTAAAAATGATACGTCTTAACACTTGGTATGTATACGACATCGTGTTTTCTGGCGTCAGTATTGTTAAAAATTATCGCGCCCAATTTAACTCATATATTAGACGTAAGGGCATTGATAGCTTGATTTTAAAGTCAAAAAAGAAACTTGAAAGATTGTCTAAATAA
- the murA gene encoding UDP-N-acetylglucosamine 1-carboxyvinyltransferase codes for MYKLIINGGIALNGHVKAAGSKNSSLPILFASILANGPITLTNTPHLSDVSTTLRLLMDMGAEFILESDNSLFVDSSKLTNLVAQYNLVKTMRASILALGPMLAKYGQAKISLPGGCAIGSRPVNLHLKALEDLGAFIKVENGYIYATAKKLIGTEIHFDQISVTATENIIMAATLATGTTTIYNAAQEPEIVDLVNCLIKMGAKISGAGTSIITIEGVDELSGVTYAVCPDRIEAGTYLVAAAITGGKITIKNVRYQSMRAILAKLLETGADIKTEKNSITLDMQGKRPKAVNIKTSTYPNFPTDMQAQFTALNAISDGHSTITETIFENRFMHVPELSRMGASLALEGNTVVCKGVKSLTGAHLMATDLRASASLVLAGLAATGTTTIERVYHLDRGYETIEEKLKLLGAQIERVQD; via the coding sequence ATGTATAAGCTTATTATTAATGGTGGTATTGCTCTAAACGGCCATGTTAAAGCTGCAGGGTCAAAAAACTCATCTTTACCCATTTTATTTGCCTCAATATTGGCCAATGGCCCCATTACTTTAACCAATACACCACATTTAAGCGATGTTTCAACCACACTTAGGTTGTTAATGGACATGGGTGCAGAATTTATACTAGAATCAGACAATTCTTTGTTTGTAGATAGCTCAAAGTTAACCAACTTGGTTGCTCAGTATAATTTGGTTAAAACCATGCGTGCCTCAATTTTAGCACTCGGACCAATGCTCGCTAAATATGGTCAAGCAAAAATATCCCTACCTGGTGGCTGTGCAATTGGCTCACGCCCTGTTAATTTACACTTAAAGGCATTAGAAGATTTGGGTGCTTTTATTAAGGTTGAAAACGGCTATATTTACGCCACAGCTAAAAAACTCATTGGCACTGAAATACATTTTGACCAAATTTCAGTGACTGCCACTGAAAACATCATCATGGCAGCAACCTTGGCAACAGGCACAACTACCATTTATAATGCCGCACAAGAGCCTGAAATTGTAGATTTGGTTAATTGCTTAATTAAAATGGGTGCTAAAATTTCTGGTGCTGGCACATCAATTATCACCATTGAAGGGGTTGATGAATTATCAGGCGTGACTTATGCAGTTTGTCCTGATCGGATTGAAGCAGGCACTTATCTTGTTGCTGCGGCCATCACAGGTGGTAAAATTACTATTAAAAATGTGCGTTATCAATCAATGCGCGCCATTCTTGCAAAATTACTTGAAACCGGTGCAGATATTAAAACTGAAAAAAATTCAATCACACTTGATATGCAAGGAAAACGACCTAAAGCTGTTAATATCAAAACCAGCACCTATCCAAACTTCCCCACAGACATGCAAGCACAATTTACAGCGCTCAACGCCATTTCTGATGGACATAGCACCATTACTGAAACCATTTTTGAAAATAGGTTTATGCACGTTCCTGAATTATCACGCATGGGCGCAAGCCTCGCTTTAGAAGGCAACACCGTTGTTTGCAAAGGAGTAAAATCTTTGACGGGTGCACATTTAATGGCAACTGACTTGAGAGCTTCAGCATCCTTAGTATTGGCAGGACTAGCAGCAACAGGTACCACAACGATTGAACGTGTTTATCACCTAGATCGCGGCTATGAAACCATTGAGGAAAAATTAAAACTATTAGGCGCTCAAATTGAACGCGTACAGGATTAA